GACTATCAAAGCCTATATCAGGAAGAGAATCCTCAACCGATTCAGCCCCCGGAGGAACCTCGCAGCCGTCGTCGAATCCGAGAACGGATGCTGTCCTCTGATACTGGAATGACCACTATGGGTAGTAATGTGATTGGAATGCCTGGAGCAATTAATGGAGCCTCGGAAGTTGTGGTGATGGAGCCCCGCTCCTTCGAAGAAATGCCACAAGCGATTCAAGCTTTGCGGGAACGCAAGTCTGTGGTCTTGAATCTAACCATTATGGACCCAGATCAGGCCCAACGGGCAGTTGATTTCGTTGCCGGTGGCACCTACGCCATCGATGGTCATCAAGAGCGTATCGGCGAGAGCATCTTCCTCTTCACGCCCAATTGTGTGCAGGTCAGCACCCCGACGGAATTTGCCGATGACATGCCCATGACGCCTCCTCCTCAGGCGGCTGCACCAACCCAGCAGCAAGCCCCCCCGACTCCAGCCTGGGGCACGGAACAAACGGCCCGGATGGCCTAATCAGCCGGCCGCAGTGCCTGATCTAGGCTTGTCTCATCTCGCGAGCAGGAGCATCTGCCTTGGTTGAAGGTGAGGCGAGGGAATGGTTGTTGTCCGATGAGCAGTTGCTGTAGTGCACGATAATACCCCTATGCCGACTCGGCTTGGCATGATTGGCGGCGGGGTGATGGGCGAAGCCCTGCTGTCGCGGTTGGTGGCTGAGCAGGTGTTTGAGCCTGGGGCCATCACCGTTGGTGAGCCCCAAGCCGAGCGACGGACAACCCTGGCCCATCAGTATGGTGTGGTGGCGACGGCCGATAATCAGCAGGTGCTGAGTCAGGCTGAAGTGGTGCTCTTGGCGGTGAAACCTCAGAATTTGGCGGCGGTGGCCGCTGACTTAGAACAGGCGGCGTCTCACGGCTCGCCCCTGTTGCTATCGATTCTGGCGGGGATACCCTTGAGTAACCTGCAAGCCATCGTACCTAACTGGCCTGTGATTCGGGCCATGCCCAACACGCCAGCTACGGTGGGTGCGGGCATGACCGTGTTGGCTCCCGGGCAAGGCGTACAGCCCCATCATCTCGCCCAGGCTCGCCGTATCTTTCAGACAGTGGGTCAGGTGTTAGAGGTGCCAGAATCTCTGATGGACGCGGTGACTGGGCTGTCGGGTTCGGGGCCTGGGTACGTGGCTATCATGATCGAAGCATTGGCTGACGGCGGGGTGGCGGCAGGGCTACCCCGAACGGTGGCTCTGCAGCTAGCCCTGCAGACGGTACGGGGCACTGCGGAGTTACTCTTAGCCAAGGAGTGGCACCCTGCGATGTTGAAGGACCGGGTGACGAGCCCTGGGGGCACTACCATTGCTGGTATTGCTCAGCTAGAGCAAGCTGGGATTCGTTCAGCGTTGATAGAGGCGGTGCGGACGGCAGCCCAGCGCTCTAGGGACTTGGGAGGATAGTGACTAGGTCATGGATTTAACCCGATTACTGGTGCAGCTGCTGATTGCCATTGTCTGCGCCAGTATTGCTAATATCCTGGTGCCTCGGCAGATTCCAGGCAAAGGAGTGGGCTTAGTTGTCATTGGTCTGGCCGGGGTATATCTGGGAGAGCAAGGAGCGAGCCTGTTGCAAGATCGCTATGGCTTATCTATTCCTGGATTAGAGTGGGCCATTCAAGGGGTGCCCATACTGCCGTCCATTATCGGTTCGGCTGTTATCTTGTATGTGGTGACCGCCTTCTTGAGTTGGGGACACTATGGCAATCGCTAGGCTGGGCTACCTGGAACGATAGGGAAAACTGGGAGCCATGACATTTGCCTAGCTACTTGTCTTCCGGCTACCTAGACGGGGTTCGGTGCCTGCGAGGATGCGGTTTATGTTGGTGCGGTGGCGCAGAATCACGTAGAGTCCCCCTGCGATCGCAAGGAGTAGATAGGGCAGAGGCTGACCAGTGATAGCCATCAGGCCGATGGTGACCAAGGCAGCCATAATCGAACTCAAAGACACGATGCGAGAGATGGCTAGGACGACGGCGAAGGTGACCACCGCTCCCATGGCGATGGGCCAAGCCAAGGCCAGCAACACCCCAAAGCCTGAGGCTGCCGACTTGCCGCCAGTGAACTGAATCCAGATGGAGCGGCTGTGGCCCACCAGAGCCATCAACCCTGCCAAGGCGGCCCACCAAGGCCAACCATCCGCCGGAATTGATGACTGAAAAGCACTGGCTATGAAGGGATAGGCAACCTTGATCAGGAGGACCGCGGCCATGCCCTTGAGAATATCGATGATCAGCACCGTCAGCCCTGCCCCTTTGCCGACGGTGCGCAGCACATTAGTCGCCCCCGTGCCGCCAGAGCCATAGTCACGAATGTCAACACCCTTGAGCCACCTGGTCACCAAATACCCTGTGGGAATCGAACCTAGCAGATAGGCTGCTAACAGCACCCCCACCATGGCAAGCCACCCTACCATTTCATCCTCTTTCATCCTCTACATTGCGCTCAGTAACAGTTTAAGAGCTGAGGGGGCTGTCCTCGATGGCCAGCCATGAAGTTTTTAACATCCAGGCGGCCCCCAATAACTCACGGCAACCGGTAACCGACTAGTATTCTGCGGCAGCAATAATGCCCCTATTGACTAGAGCGGCAAGGCTGCTATTCATCAGGATCTCCCTGTCTGCCTTCCTACTTCTGCCTTGGCAGACTAGTCCCTCTGTCGCTAGTAATGGGAGTCGCCCGGACGCCACCACCTGTTAGGGGGGGATTAGTAGTAGTCATACTCCGAGCTGGGATTCATCGGATCGGGAGCAAAGGCCAACCACAGGGGGAACCGCAACAGGGATAGGCTCACCTTGTCTTCCGATTCGTCGATGATGATCAGGGGTAGGCGATCACTCTCGACTAGGCGCTCTGCTCGCTGGGCTAGGGGGTCTGGTGCTTCGAATAGAACAATGCCACGGCCGGTGCCGAAATCAGCCCGGGACACGCCCAAGCAGTCCTGTAGACCCCGTCGCCACTCGCCCAGGCGCTCGGGAGTGTTGGCCAAGATCAAGGTGTGCAGGCGATTGCCATAGAGGGTATGCAGAATTGAGATCGCTGCCGAGGCCACCAGGACATTTTGCAATCGGCTGCTCATGCTCTTGAGGGCACCCCGGCCGCCCTGGGTAAAGAACCAGTTGGCGACACGCTCGGCATGAAGCGGCTCAAAGGTGCGTCGCA
This portion of the Halomicronema hongdechloris C2206 genome encodes:
- a CDS encoding cell division protein SepF, with the translated sequence MSNLFSKLRDFVGLTDPADYEYEYDEMDGEDYQSLYQEENPQPIQPPEEPRSRRRIRERMLSSDTGMTTMGSNVIGMPGAINGASEVVVMEPRSFEEMPQAIQALRERKSVVLNLTIMDPDQAQRAVDFVAGGTYAIDGHQERIGESIFLFTPNCVQVSTPTEFADDMPMTPPPQAAAPTQQQAPPTPAWGTEQTARMA
- the proC gene encoding pyrroline-5-carboxylate reductase translates to MPTRLGMIGGGVMGEALLSRLVAEQVFEPGAITVGEPQAERRTTLAHQYGVVATADNQQVLSQAEVVLLAVKPQNLAAVAADLEQAASHGSPLLLSILAGIPLSNLQAIVPNWPVIRAMPNTPATVGAGMTVLAPGQGVQPHHLAQARRIFQTVGQVLEVPESLMDAVTGLSGSGPGYVAIMIEALADGGVAAGLPRTVALQLALQTVRGTAELLLAKEWHPAMLKDRVTSPGGTTIAGIAQLEQAGIRSALIEAVRTAAQRSRDLGG
- the plsY gene encoding glycerol-3-phosphate 1-O-acyltransferase PlsY, with translation MVGWLAMVGVLLAAYLLGSIPTGYLVTRWLKGVDIRDYGSGGTGATNVLRTVGKGAGLTVLIIDILKGMAAVLLIKVAYPFIASAFQSSIPADGWPWWAALAGLMALVGHSRSIWIQFTGGKSAASGFGVLLALAWPIAMGAVVTFAVVLAISRIVSLSSIMAALVTIGLMAITGQPLPYLLLAIAGGLYVILRHRTNINRILAGTEPRLGSRKTSS